From Aspergillus fumigatus Af293 chromosome 3, whole genome shotgun sequence, a single genomic window includes:
- a CDS encoding C2H2-type zinc finger protein: MQKIVLLPRRKEFPINQSTTMEMTPAMLLPSLRKFKCPWAHCEKSFNRKSDLCRHHRIHTNERPYHCTVKGCNKSFVQRSALTVHFRTHTGERPHACNFAGCEKAFSDSSSLARHRRTHTGTKLYNCPERTCHKRYDSPLVQQGARTDD; encoded by the exons ATGCAAAA GATTGTCCTCCTCCCTCGCAGGAAGGAGTTTCCGATCAATCAGAGTACGACCATGGAAATGACCCCGGCGATGCTCCTGCCGAGCTTACGGAAGTTCAAGTGTCCCTGGGCGCACTGTGAAAAG TCCTTCAATCGCAAGTCCGACCTTTGCCGACATCACCGCATCCACACCAACGAACGACCATACCACTGCACCGTCAAAGGCTGCAACAAGAGCTTCGTCCAGCGCAGCGCACTAACCGTCCACTTCCGCACGCATACCGGCGAACGCCCACACGCCTGCAACTTTGCTGGCTGCGAGAAGGCCTTCTCTGAC TCCTCAAGCCTAGCCCGCCACCGGCGCACCCACACTGGCACAAAACTGTACAATTGCCCAGAGAGAACATGTCACAAGAGGTACGACTCGCCTCTCGTACAGCAGGGTGCAAGAACAGACGACTAA
- a CDS encoding Zn(II)2Cys6 transcription factor domain-containing protein, which yields MPRRAHKKSRNGCLECKRRHIKCNENRPICSNCTVSERVCEYGINVFKVTRPVDWSYQSTASASLSPATNLPSGRSSLSPNPGAPQDAPVNMLHMELFHHLYTETFPELDRRKYADHFHSIMPHLLKAPYVVNELLAFSALHLSTKHPERQGYYRTHAAQLQTHALAIFKETTLEVNQETCVPLFFFSAILGLHTLCDVLVYRDNDFDQFVDKFVHCFRIQRGVRAICGKAWSLLHQSVVKPLLADGQSLYHFDGRLGAGCEKLLRLVQAANLGATLTDIYKQAIEHLQTSTNALIAAGILAGSNHGNTAWPVLVPPEYIDLLLQRRPEALVILAHYAILLHSCRDSWMFGDGGRFLIESIRDFLGPDWTEWLEWPIKALDSPIEPLLQEFR from the exons ATGCCACGCAGAGCTCATAAGAAGTCCCGGAATGGTTGTCTGGAGTGCAAGCGCCGCCATATCAAA TGCAATGAAAACCGTCCCATATGTTCCAATTGCACCGTCTCAGAGCGGGTGTGTGAATATGGGATCAATGTGTTCAAGGTCACACGGCCTGTAGACTGGTCATATCAATCTACGGCTTCTGCGTCTCTCTCACCAGCGACCAATCTCCCGTCGGGCCGTTCTAGTCTCAGCCCGAATCCGGGGGCTCCCCAAGATGCACCAGTGAACATGCTTCACATGGAGCTTTTCCACCATTTATATACAGAGACGTTTCCGGAGTTGGACCGCAGGAAATATGCCGACCATTTCCACAGTATTATGCCGCACCTCTTAAAAGCACCCTATGTGGTGAATGAGCTGCTCGCCTTCAGCGCCTTACACCTCAGCACTAAGCATCCGGAGCGACAGGGGTACTACCGGACCCATGCCGCCCAGCTTCAGACGCATGCTCTGGCAATCTTCAAGGAAACAACCTTGGAAGTGAATCAAGAAACATGTGTGCCattgttcttcttctcggctATTCTTGGGCTTCACACGCTCTGCGATGTGCTCGTATACAGGGACAACGATTTTGACCAGTTTGTGGACAAGTTCGTGCACTGCTTTCGAATCCAAAGGGGTGTCAGAGCAATCTGTGGGAAAGCCTGGAGTTTGCTACACCAGTCAGTCGTGAAGCCGCTGCTAGCGGACGGACAGTCCCTTTATCATTTCGATGGTCGGCTGGGGGCGGGATGCGAGaaacttcttcgccttgtTCAAGCGGCAAATCTCGGAGCTACCTTGACAGACATCTACAAACAAGCCATAGAGCACCTGCAAACCTCGACGAATGCATTGATAGCTGCTGGAATTCTCGCCGGAAGTAATCATGGCAACACTGCGTGGCCTGTACTTGTTCCCCCGGAATACATTGACCTACTGTTGCAGCGACGGCCAGAGGCGCTTGTGATTCTGGCTCATTATGCTATTCTACTCCATTCGTGCCGGGACTCGTGGATGTTTGGCGATGGGGGCCGATTCCTTATCGAGTCTATTCGTGATTTCCTGGGTCCCGATTGGACTGAATGGTTGGAATGGCCGATCAAAGCTCTGGATAGTCCTATCGAGCCGTTGCTACAGGAATTCAGGTGA
- a CDS encoding tyrosinase family protein, which yields MRFTILSTIAALAAVAPTAAFSIDQWDVLAGKALVNQVLYHFSNPDASKSCTPLTATVRREWGSLSKRERKEYTDAVLCLASKPSKLDPAFAPGARSRYDDFVAVHINQTWVIHGTGNFLTWHRYFTWAYEQALRNECGYTGYQPYWAWNKYADDPRNSPIFDGSDYSMSGDGSYIPHDGSEAAPGIVLTPGNGGGCVFSGPFKNFTVNLGPVFPSLKVPGIVAQNGSGLDYNPRCLRRDISEDAASWTTTEHVLDLIEKQNNILDFQNRMQGDFPNGFLGVHSGGHYTIGGDPGGDFFVSPGDPAFYLHHAAIDRVFWTWQNQDPKSRTYVVAGQTILPSLVPDAPNATLDDIVDMGSALAPPQTIRQLLDTTGGPFCYVYL from the exons ATGCGGTTTACAATCCTCTCCACAATTGCTGCTTTGGCTGCAGTTGCGCCCACTGCGGCTTTCAGCATTGACCAGTGGGATGTCCTTGCTGGGAAGGCTCTTGTCAATCAGGTTCTCTATCACTTCTCCAACCCGGATGCCAGCAAGTCATGCACCCCTCTTACCGCAACGGTCCGCCGAGAATG GGGCTCTCTCTCGAAACGCGAACGCAAAGAGTACACCGACGCAGTGCTGTGTCTCGCTTCTAAGCCTTCGAAACTGGATCCGGCATTTGCTCCTGGCGCGCGCTCTCGCTACGATGACTTTGTTGCTGTCCATATCAACCAGACATGGGTTATCCACGGCACC GGCAACTTTCTGACATGGCACCGTTACTTCACCTGGGCCTATGAGCAAGCCCTCCGCAACGAATGCGGTTACACGGGCTACCAGCCATACTGGGCCTGGAACAAGTATGCCGATGACCCGCGCAACTCTCCCATATTTGATGGCTCGGATTACAGTATGTCCGGCGACGGATCATACATTCCGCACGACGGTTCCGAGGCTGCTCCCGGTATTGTCCTAACTCCTGGAAACGGAGGTGGCTGTGTCTTCTCCGGCCCGTTCAAAAA CTTCACTGTCAACCTCGGCCCTGTCTTCCCCAGTCTCAAGGTCCCAGGAATCGTCGCTCAGAACGGCTCCGGACTGGACTACAACCCCCGCTGTCTCCGCCGTGATATCTCCGAGGACGCAGCGAGCTGGACAACAACCGAGCACGTACTTGACCTGATCGAGAAGCAGAACAACATCCTTGACTTCCAGAATAGGATGCAGGGTGACTTCCCTAATGGCTTCCTGGGCGTCCACAGCGGCGGCCACTATACCATTGGCGGTGATCCTGGCGGT GATTTCTTCGTTTCCCCCGGTGACCCTGCTTTCTACCTCCACCACGCCGCCATCGACCGTGTCTTCTGGACGTGGCAGAATCAGGACCCCAAGTCGCGGACGTATGTCGTGGCAGGACAGACCATCCTTCCCAGTCTGGTGCCAGATGCGCCCAATGCTACTCTGGATGATATCGTCGATATGGGCAGTGCGCTGGCTCCGCCGCAGACTATCCGGCAGCTGTTGGATACGACGGGTGGGCCATTCTGTTATGTTTATCTGTGA
- the gua1 gene encoding GMP synthase (glutamine-hydrolyzing) has translation MAEEQNPSATFDTILTLDFGSQYTHLITRRLREIGVYSEMLPCTQKLADLPFKPKGIILSGGPYSVYEDGAPHADPAVFELGVPVLGICYGLQEIAYRLGKDNVVAGTAREYGHADLNAQRLDNQGHVDKLFAGLEEHVKVWMSHGDKLVKLPEGFHTIATTANSEYAGIAHETKPVYGIQFHPEVTHTPDGAKLLRNFAVDICGANPNWTMSKFVDQEILRIRKLVGETDHVLGAVSGGVDSTVAAKLMKEAIGDRFHAVLVNNGCMRLNECETVAETLNKHLGINLTVVDASKRFLDGLKGVTDPEKKRMFIGATFIDVFEEEAEKIEALAENSGAKVKWFLQGTLYPDVIESISFKGPSATIKTHHNVGALPKRMIEGQGMKLIEPLRELFKDEVRQLGRELGIAHELVMRHPFPGPGIAIRVLGEVTPERVDIARKADHIFISMIREAGLYDKISQAYAALDPSKAVGVMGDKRVYAEIIILRAVETTDFMTARAFPFDNEFLSKCATRIINEVHGVSRVLYDISSKPPATIEME, from the exons ATGGCTGAAGAACAGAATCCGTCGGCTACGTTCGACACGATCCTTACTCTGGATTTCGGATCGCAATAT ACCCATCTCATTACCAGAAGACTGCGTGAGATCGGAGTGTACAGTGAGATGCTGCCATGCACGCAGAAGCTGGCCGACCTTCCATTCAAGCCCAAGGGAATT ATCCTTTCTGGTGGCCCCTACAGTGTATACGAGGACG GTGCCCCCCACGCTGACCCTGCGGTCTTCGAACTCGGTGTTCCCGTTCTCGGAATCTGCTACGGTCTTCAGGAAATTGCCTACCGACTTGGAAAGGATAACGTTGTCGCCGGTACTGCTCGTGAATACGGCCATGCCGACCTGAACGCCCAGAGACTTGACAACCAGGGACACGTCGACAAGCTGTTCGCTGGTCTGGAGGAGCACGTCAAGGTATGGATGAGTCACGGTGACAAGCTTGTCAAGTTGCCCGAGGGTTTCCATACCATTGCTACTACCGCCAACTCCGAGTATGCTGGTATCGCACACGAGACCAAGCCTGTTTATG GCATTCAGTTCCACCCCGAAGTTACA CACACCCCCGATGGAGccaagctcctccgcaaCTTCGCCGTCGACATTTGTGGTGCCAATCCCAATTGGACCATGTCGAAGTTCGTCGATCAGGAAATTCTTCGGATTCGGAAGCTGGTGGGTGAGACCGATCATGTTCTCGGTGCCGTTAGTGGTGGTGTCGACTCCACCGTTGCCGCCAAGCTCATGAAGGAGGCTATCGGTGACCGTTTCCACGCCGTTCTTGTCAACAACGGATGCATGCGTTTGAACGAGTGCGAGACTGTCGCTGAGACCCTGAACAAGCACCTTGGTATCAATCTCACTGTCGTTGATGCCAGCAAGCGCTTTTTGGATGGCCTCAAGGGTGTCACTGAtcccgagaagaagcgcatgTTCATCGGTGCTACCTTCATCGACGTCtttgaggaggaggcggagaagatcgaggccTTGGCCGAGAACTCCGGTGCCAAGGTCAAGTGGTTCCTCCAGGGTACTCTGTACCCCGATGTGATCGAGAGTATCTCATTCAAGGGTCCTTCCGCCACCATCAAG ACGCATCACAATGTCGGTGCACTGCCTA AGCGCATGATTGAGGGACAAGGAATGAAGCTCATCGAGCCCCTCCGCGAGCTCTTCAAGGACGAGGTTCGCCAGCTTGGAAGAGAGCTGGGCATCGCCCACGAGCTTGTTATGAGA CACCCTTTCCCCGGCCCTGGTATTGCCATTCG GGTCCTTGGTGAAGTCACCCCGGAGCGGGTCGACATCGCCCGGAAGGCGGAtcacatcttcatctccatgatccgGGAAGCCGGTCTGTATGACAAGATTTCTCAGGCTTACGCTGCCCTCGATCCCAGCAAGGCCGTCGGTGTCATG GGTGACAAGCGCGTCTACGCTGAGATCATCATTCTGCGCGCGGTTGAGACCACCGACT TCATGACCGCTCGTGCCTTCCCCTTCGACAACGAGTTCTTGAGCAAGTGCGCTACTCGCATCATCAACGAGGTCCACGGTG TCTCCCGTGTCCTCTACGACATTTCCAGCAAGCCTCCTGCCACCATTGAAATGGAGTAA